A portion of the Pomacea canaliculata isolate SZHN2017 linkage group LG13, ASM307304v1, whole genome shotgun sequence genome contains these proteins:
- the LOC112554284 gene encoding sorbitol dehydrogenase-like, with translation MDTNLAAVIYGPGDLRMEEYPVRNPGPGEVQLSIRCCGLCRTDVHFRDFGSVGHHKVGSPSVLGHEISGVVNKLGQGIVHLKEGDPVTVDNVVCCGQCRQCRRGRQNLCEVQHMVGIPPNDGGLMRCLTLPARNVYRLPQTADFEEGAMMEPLSVAVHAVNRAAVGLGDLVVVLGAGPIGLLALQVSRARGAAHVCVTDVNNERLKLALKLGASCIVQLESVETDAQVAARKVQETLGEAPDVALECSGAAFCLQTAILAVRMGGVVAAVGFGPESVDIPVMEAVVREVDIRGCVANNNCFAACVSMLENSQVKIKPIISHRFPLEEVPHALDVVRKRQGLKVIVNCGRDLVNGPQTP, from the exons ATGGACACTAATTTAGCCGCCGTGATTTATGGGCCTGGGGACCTACGAATG GAGGAGTATCCGGTTCGCAACCCAGGACCTGGAG AGGTGCAGCTGTCCATACGCTGTTGCGGCCTGTGTAGGACAGATGTCCACTTTCGAGACTTTGGGTCAGTGGGCCATCACAAAGTGGGAAGTCCCTCAGTTCTTGGTCACGAGATAAGTGGAGTGGTCAATAAACTTGGTCAAGGAATTGTCCATCTCAAGGAAg GCGACCCGGTGACCGTGGACAACGTGGTGTGTTGCGGTCAGTGCAGGCAGTGCCGGCGAGGGAGGCAAAATCTGTGCGAAGTCCAACACATGGTTGGCATCCCTCCCAACGATGGAGGACTGATGCGGTGTCTGACACTCCCAGCTCGCAACGTCTACCG ACTGCCACAAACAGCTGACTTTGAGGAGGGCGCCATGATGGAGCCCCTGTCGGTGGCTGTCCACGCTGTCAACAGAGCAGCAGTTGGCCTCGGTGACCTCGTTGTGGTGCTGGGGGCAGGTCCCATCGGTCTTCTGGCCCTCCAGGTGTCACGTGCACGAGGCGCAGCACATGTCTGCGTGACAG ATGTGAACAACGAGAGACTAAAGCTTGCACTCAAGTTGGGGGCCAGTTGCATTGTACAGTTGGAAAGCGTTGAGACCGATGCCCAAGTAGCTGCGCGGAAAGTCCAGGAGACTTTAGGAGAGGCCCCGGATGTGGCCTTAGAATGTTCTGGAGCAGCCTTCTGTCTGCAGACTGCGATTTTG GCCGTGAGAATGGGGGGAGTGGTGGCAGCCGTCGGCTTTGGACCTGAAAGTGTCGACATTCCTGTAATGGAGGCGGTGGTGAGAGAAGTGGATATCCGGGGCTGCGTAGCTAATAACAACTG CTTTGCAGCCTGCGTATCCATGCTGGAAAATTCACAGGTGAAGATCAAGCCCATTATCTCTCATCGTTTCCCTCTTGAAGAAGTACCGCATGCTCTGGATGTCGTCAGAAAGAGACAAGGGTTAAAAGTCATCGTCAACTGTGGAAGAGACCTCGTCAACGGTCCACAGACGCCTTAG